In one window of Archangium lipolyticum DNA:
- a CDS encoding EF-Tu C-terminal domain-related protein, giving the protein RGQVLAKPGSITPHTKFKAQIYVLTKEEGGRHTPFFKGYRPQFYFRTTDVTGTVKLPENVEMVMPGDNIAIEVELITPVAMEKELRFAVREGGRTVGAGVVAEIIA; this is encoded by the coding sequence AGCGCGGCCAGGTGCTGGCCAAGCCGGGCTCCATCACCCCGCACACCAAGTTCAAGGCGCAGATCTACGTGCTCACGAAGGAAGAGGGTGGCCGTCACACCCCGTTCTTCAAGGGCTACCGTCCGCAATTCTACTTCCGCACCACGGACGTGACGGGTACGGTGAAGCTGCCGGAGAACGTCGAGATGGTGATGCCGGGCGACAACATCGCCATCGAGGTGGAGCTGATCACCCCGGTGGCCATGGAGAAGGAACTCCGGTTCGCCGTCCGTGAGGGTGGTCGTACCGTGGGCGCCGGCGTCGTGGCCGAGATCATCGCGTAG
- the rpsC gene encoding 30S ribosomal protein S3: MGQKVHPIGFRLGVIKTWDSKWFEHKNYAQWLHEDIRIREFVKKSLAHAGVSKVEIERAANKVKVNVHTARPGIVIGKRGAGIETVKKDLQQFTKNEVFLNIVEVRKAETDAQLVAENIATQLERRIAFRRAMKKALQTAMKFGAKGIRVSCSGRLGGAEMARYEWYREGRVPLHTLRADIDFGFAEAKTTYGKIGCKVWICRGEVLPTKGGQGAAPAANR; encoded by the coding sequence TTGGGCCAGAAAGTCCATCCCATTGGGTTCCGCCTCGGGGTCATCAAGACCTGGGACTCCAAGTGGTTCGAGCACAAGAACTACGCGCAGTGGCTGCATGAAGACATCCGCATCCGCGAGTTCGTGAAGAAGTCGCTCGCCCACGCGGGTGTCTCCAAGGTGGAGATCGAGCGCGCGGCGAACAAGGTGAAGGTCAACGTGCACACCGCGCGCCCGGGCATCGTCATCGGCAAGCGCGGTGCCGGCATCGAGACGGTGAAGAAGGACCTCCAGCAGTTCACCAAGAACGAGGTCTTCCTCAACATCGTCGAGGTCCGCAAGGCCGAGACCGACGCCCAGCTGGTGGCCGAGAACATCGCCACCCAGCTCGAGCGCCGTATCGCCTTCCGCCGCGCCATGAAGAAGGCGCTGCAGACGGCGATGAAGTTCGGCGCCAAGGGCATCCGCGTCTCCTGCTCCGGCCGTCTGGGCGGCGCCGAGATGGCTCGCTACGAGTGGTACCGCGAGGGCCGCGTGCCCCTGCACACCCTCCGCGCGGACATCGACTTCGGCTTCGCCGAGGCCAAGACCACCTACGGCAAGATCGGTTGCAAGGTCTGGATCTGCCGCGGCGAGGTCCTGCCCACCAAGGGTGGCCAGGGCGCCGCGCCGGCCGCCAACCGCTAA
- the rpsS gene encoding 30S ribosomal protein S19 — protein sequence MARSIKKGPFVDGYLVKKVEDMIKTNKKSVVKTWSRRSTILPEFVGHTFAVHNGRKFIPVFVTENMVGHKLGEFAPTRTFGGHSAEKKVAKGK from the coding sequence ATGGCGCGTTCGATCAAGAAGGGTCCGTTCGTCGATGGTTACCTCGTCAAGAAGGTCGAGGACATGATCAAGACGAACAAGAAGAGTGTTGTGAAGACGTGGTCCCGGCGTTCCACCATCCTGCCGGAGTTCGTGGGACACACCTTCGCGGTGCACAACGGCCGCAAGTTCATCCCCGTCTTCGTGACCGAGAACATGGTGGGCCACAAGCTCGGCGAGTTCGCCCCGACGCGTACGTTCGGCGGTCACTCGGCGGAGAAGAAGGTCGCCAAGGGCAAGTAG
- the rplB gene encoding 50S ribosomal protein L2 produces the protein MGIKKYKPTSAARRLMTVSDFADITKGKPEKKLTESLTKSGGRNVHGHITRRHQGGGHKRRYRIIDFKRRDKDGVPAKVAAVEYDPNRSANIALLHYADGEKRYILAPVDLKVGDTVMAGENADIRPGNTLPLLNIPVGTIIHNVELKPGRGGQIIRSAGSSGQLMAKEGRYAQVRLPSGAVRMVLIECRATVGQVGNLEHEIIRIGKAGRSRWLGIRPTVRGLAMNPVDHPHGGGEGKSGQGNPHPVSPWGQKTKGLSTRKNKRTDKFIVSVRRPGARSQ, from the coding sequence ATGGGCATCAAGAAGTACAAGCCGACCTCCGCCGCCCGTCGTCTGATGACGGTGTCCGACTTCGCGGACATCACCAAGGGCAAGCCGGAGAAGAAGCTCACCGAGTCTCTCACCAAGTCCGGCGGCCGCAACGTCCACGGCCACATCACCCGTCGTCACCAGGGTGGTGGTCACAAGCGCCGCTACCGCATCATCGACTTCAAGCGTCGGGACAAGGACGGCGTGCCGGCGAAGGTCGCGGCCGTCGAGTACGACCCGAACCGCTCCGCGAACATCGCCCTCCTGCACTACGCGGACGGCGAGAAGCGCTACATCCTCGCTCCGGTGGACCTGAAGGTCGGGGACACCGTCATGGCGGGTGAGAACGCGGATATCCGTCCGGGCAACACGCTGCCGCTGCTCAACATCCCGGTCGGTACCATCATCCACAACGTGGAGCTGAAGCCGGGCCGCGGCGGGCAGATCATCCGCTCCGCGGGCTCCTCCGGTCAGCTGATGGCCAAGGAGGGCCGCTACGCCCAGGTGCGTCTGCCCTCGGGTGCCGTGCGCATGGTGCTCATCGAGTGCCGCGCCACCGTGGGCCAGGTGGGCAACCTGGAGCACGAGATCATCCGCATCGGCAAGGCGGGCCGTAGCCGCTGGCTGGGCATCCGGCCCACCGTCCGCGGTCTGGCGATGAACCCTGTCGACCACCCGCACGGTGGTGGTGAGGGTAAGTCCGGTCAGGGTAACCCGCACCCGGTGTCGCCGTGGGGTCAGAAGACCAAGGGCCTCAGCACCCGCAAGAACAAGCGTACTGACAAGTTCATCGTGAGCGTCCGCCGTCCGGGCGCGCGCAGCCAGTAG
- a CDS encoding 50S ribosomal protein L23 — protein sequence MNINDVIKGPLITEKLDQAREKFRQYSFIVDKKATKHDVAHAVESLFKVSVEGVRTNIVRGKTKRVGRSIGKRPNFKKAVVTLKEGDKIELFEGGAV from the coding sequence GTGAATATCAACGACGTCATCAAGGGGCCGCTCATCACCGAGAAGCTGGACCAGGCCCGTGAGAAGTTCCGGCAGTACTCGTTCATCGTGGACAAGAAGGCAACCAAGCACGACGTGGCCCACGCCGTCGAGTCGCTCTTCAAGGTGAGCGTCGAGGGTGTGCGCACCAACATCGTCCGCGGAAAGACGAAGCGCGTGGGCCGCTCGATTGGCAAGCGGCCGAACTTCAAGAAGGCCGTCGTCACCCTCAAGGAGGGGGACAAGATCGAGCTCTTCGAGGGAGGCGCGGTCTAG
- the rpsJ gene encoding 30S ribosomal protein S10 translates to MATQKIRIRLKAYDSKLLDQSAGEIVETARRTGAKVAGPIPLPTRINKFTVLRSPHVDKKSREQFEIRTHKRLLDILEPTQQTLDALMKLDLSAGVDVEIKS, encoded by the coding sequence ATGGCGACACAGAAGATCCGCATCCGGCTGAAGGCGTACGACTCCAAGCTCCTGGATCAGAGCGCTGGGGAGATCGTCGAGACTGCTCGGCGCACGGGCGCCAAGGTGGCCGGTCCGATCCCCCTGCCCACGCGCATCAACAAGTTCACGGTTCTGCGCTCGCCGCACGTGGACAAGAAGAGCCGCGAGCAGTTCGAGATCCGCACGCACAAGCGCCTGCTCGATATCCTCGAGCCGACCCAGCAGACGCTGGACGCGCTGATGAAGCTGGATCTCTCGGCCGGTGTTGACGTGGAGATCAAGTCCTGA
- the rplV gene encoding 50S ribosomal protein L22: protein MESKAHLRFLRMSPRKVSTVAALVRGKPVEQALNILRFTSRAAAVPVAKLIKSAVANATDLSKGQVDVDKLVVKTISVDQGPTQRRYMPRAMGRATRINKKTSHIHVVLAEAAKK, encoded by the coding sequence ATGGAGTCGAAGGCACATCTGAGGTTCCTGCGCATGTCGCCCCGGAAGGTTTCCACGGTGGCGGCGCTCGTCCGGGGCAAGCCGGTGGAGCAGGCGTTGAACATCCTGCGTTTCACCAGCCGCGCCGCGGCCGTCCCGGTGGCCAAGCTCATCAAGAGCGCCGTGGCCAACGCGACCGACCTGTCCAAGGGCCAGGTCGACGTGGACAAGCTCGTCGTGAAGACGATTTCGGTGGATCAGGGGCCGACCCAGCGCCGCTACATGCCGCGCGCCATGGGCCGCGCCACGCGCATCAACAAGAAGACCAGTCACATTCACGTGGTGCTGGCGGAGGCGGCCAAGAAGTAA
- the rplD gene encoding 50S ribosomal protein L4 — MAKFDVVDLDMKKVSELELSDEVFGAEPNAHLFYEVAKMQQINRRRGTVAVKNTSLVSGGGKKPWKQKGTGRARQGSIRASHWVGGGKAMGPKPRDYFYRPPKKVRRGALKAILSLRAREKSLIIVNDFNLSAPKSKQAFEALTKRLKLADALVIDAKTNTNLHRSVRNLAKFDVLPPEGLNLESVLRHKHLVLTSAAAKAIEGALS; from the coding sequence ATGGCGAAGTTCGACGTAGTCGACCTGGATATGAAGAAAGTGTCGGAGCTTGAGCTCTCCGACGAGGTTTTCGGCGCCGAGCCGAACGCGCACCTCTTCTATGAGGTCGCGAAGATGCAGCAGATCAACCGGCGCCGGGGTACGGTGGCGGTGAAGAACACCTCGCTGGTGAGCGGTGGTGGCAAGAAGCCCTGGAAGCAGAAGGGTACTGGCCGCGCCCGCCAGGGTTCCATCCGCGCCTCCCACTGGGTGGGTGGCGGCAAGGCGATGGGCCCCAAGCCGCGGGACTACTTCTACCGTCCCCCCAAGAAGGTCCGCCGCGGTGCGCTCAAGGCGATTCTGTCGCTGCGCGCCCGTGAGAAGTCGCTCATCATCGTGAACGACTTCAACCTGTCCGCTCCCAAGAGCAAGCAGGCCTTCGAGGCCCTGACCAAGCGGCTGAAGCTGGCCGATGCGCTGGTCATCGACGCCAAGACCAACACCAACCTGCACCGCAGCGTGCGCAACCTGGCGAAGTTCGACGTGCTCCCGCCCGAGGGCCTGAACCTCGAGTCCGTCCTCCGCCACAAGCACCTGGTGCTCACTTCCGCGGCCGCCAAGGCCATCGAGGGGGCGCTCTCGTGA